The sequence below is a genomic window from Ignavibacteriales bacterium.
CCGGCTGGTTCAACCAATTTGATTTTTCCTCCGAGAGAAATCATTTTTTTACCTGTGACTACAAGCGTTCCCAGAAAAGTGGAATCAATAAATTCACATTGACTTAGATCAACTACCATCTTCCTGCACTTTTTTATCATATCCTCTTCAAGAATGTTTTGAAATTCTTTTGCCTCTTTAATCGTAGCTCTTGTCAGATTAACTACTTCTATAATTATGTCACTTCGGTATTCTTTTGAAAAATCGTCGTACATTTTCGTCCCTTTTTGTGAGGTGAAGGATATATAATTTTTGGTAGAGTAAATTTCTTATTTTTTTCGGGAAATCAAAAATATTTTAGCCGATAAAAAAATAAATATTAGGTGTTTTTGTATAATACTTTTACTTTTACAACACAGAAATATTTTTTTTACCAATCTCCATAGTACGATCAATGCAAAAACAAAAAATTATTTCAATTTTCTTTGCTTTATCATTACTTATACATCCTTCGTGCGGGGATGAACCATTGGAAAAAAGGTACGACCCCAAAACCAGGCAGGCAGATCTGAAACAAATGAAACTTGACGGGGAAATAACAAACGAACAGTTTGTTGAATTAGGAATCTTTTTTGCCCATGCCTCCTTCAACAAAATAAATCTTACCGGAAAAACATATAAAGACCTTATCAAAGAAGCACACGATTTTAAAATGACACAAAAAGAAGAAAGGGTAGAATTAACCGGTCCTGAAAAAGAAAAGTATGATCAATTAAAAAGGCTGCAAAATGTAGTAAGCCTTGAGCTACTTGGAAAAGAAAACACCCGTGATGCCTTGGGCAAAGCGGTTGATTTAAAATTGAAATGGAAAAATCACAGTGAATGTGATATCATCCGGATTTCCGGTACAATAGGCTTCATTGATATTTATGGAAAAGTATTTTCTGAATTAAAGGTTGATTTCAAAGACTCATTATTTGTTGGTTCGGAAAAAGAATGGGTTGTTCAAAAAAGTCTCTTTAAAGAATCCGACTACTTATACTCAAAAACAATTGAGTACATTAAAATTAATTGGACGCCTGAAAAATTCATCTTTTCAGATAAGACTGTATTTTCACTTAATCCTGAACCAGTCAAAAAGAAATAATTATTTTCTTGCCCCGTGAATAAAACCGCGGTAAGGAAGTGAATGTTGAATTGTTATGAACGCATCTTTATCAACAGCTTCTATCTCACTGATTAATTTCTTTTGATACTTCCTGGCTGCAATAACCATTATGATCGAAACACCACCTGAGCCGCCTTCAGCGGGTAGTATTGTAACACCTTGCTTCAATTGACGAAGTTTATCTGCAATAAGATCTGTTGCGTGGCGGGAAATGACGTTCATCTGAATAAACCCTAAACCAATTTTTTGTTCAATACTTATCCCGATGATATTTCCCAAACCGAATCCGGCAGCATAACCAAACAGATTATAAACGTTGTCTAAGTGCTGCATAATAAATCTTATAGCAAAAACCCAGATCAGTACTTCAAAGAATCCGGCAAAACCGGCATAATATTTTCGTCCCTGTACAACAAGTATTGTTCTGAAAGTTCCAATAGATACATCACAAACACGCATTGCCATAATCAGCAATGCGCCAAGATAAATTTCCAACATACATTCCTATAAAATTTTTATCGTTACATCAAATTTATAAATAAAAATTATTTGTTATATCTTTGTCTATCATATTAACAGAAAGAAAATGTACGAAGCAGAAAGATTTGAACTTGTAAATAAATTAGAACAAAGAGGAATCACCGATAAGTTAGTTTTGAAAGCGATTAACCAAACAGAACGCCACAAGTTTGTTCCTGCAGGAATAATTTATAGTTCATATAAAGATGTTGCATTGCCAATTGGATTCGGGCAAACCATATCACAGCCATATACAGTCGCATACATGACCCAGGCTTTGAATTTAAAATCCGGTTCGAAAGTTTTGGAGATCGGAACCGGTTCAGGTTACCAGGCAGCTATTTTAGAAAATATGGGAATGCAGGTTTTCAGTATTGAAAGGAACACAGACCTGTATCTTAGGACAAGGAAATTTTTTGATAAGATGGGAATAAGGGTTCACACAAAACTCGGAGACGGAACAATCGGCTGGGATGAGTTTGCACCTTATGAGGGAATAATTGTTACAGCCGGTTCACCTTCAATTCCTTCATCCTTAAAAAAACAATTAGCGATTGGCGGAAGATTAGTGATACCAGTCGGGGATAAAGCATCACAGCATCTTACAATAGTTACAAAACTTACGGATGATGAATTTGATATTGATGAAATTCCTGAATTCAAATTTGTACCTTTAATCGGACGTGAAGGATGGGCAAATTCGTATTAGTAATTGTCGGACCAACAGGTTCAGGCAAAACAAGTCTTAGTCTTACACTTTCAAAGAAGATAAATTCCGAAATTATTTCGGCTGACAGCAGGCAGTTCTACAAATATCTTGATATTGGAACTGCCAAACCTTCCAAAGCTGAGATGGAAACTGTAAAACATCATTTAATCGATTTCCTAAACCCTGATGAAGATTATAATGTCAGCAAGTTTGAGAATGATGCGAATGAAATAATCCAATCAATTCATCAACAGAATAAAGTCCCGGTTGTTGTTGGTGGTTCAGGCTTGTATATAAAAGCATTAGTCGATGGAATTTTTGATACGGCAGATAGAGATGATGAATTGAGAATTAACCTGAAAAGACTTAAAGATGAAAATGGAAATGTATTCATTTATGAGATGCTTAAGAAAAAAGATCCCGAAGCAGCGGCAACAATGTTACCTCAAAACTGGAAGAGGGTAATAAGAGCTTTGGAAGTTATTGAGTTAACTGGTAAATCTATTCTGCATCATCATTCTGAACAATCAAAAAAAAGTGAGCTTAACTTTATTCAAATCGGGTTGAATTGGGAACGGGAAACACTTTATAAAAATATCGAATCAAGAGTTGACAGAATGATATCAAGCGGACTCATTAAAGAAACTGAAAACATTCTTTCAATGGGTTATTCCGGGAATCTCAATTCACTGAACACTGTCGGGTATAAAGAAATAATTTCTTTTCTTAAAAATGAAATTACATTGGACAAAGCAATCGAACTGATAAAACGTAACACACGTCGTTATGCAAAACGGCAAATGACCTGGTTCAAAGCAGATAAACGTATTAACTGGTACGACATAACATCGGTCGATGAAATTTATTCCTTATCTGAAAAAATCTTATCTTTGCACCGTTCAGAATTGGAAAACATTAGTTAAAACTGACCAATCATTTTTGTTAAACAGGGAATTTTAATGAAAGAAAAAATCCGAATTGCTTCCGGACAGGGATTCTGGGGTGATCTTATTGACGCACCTTATCAGCAGGTTACAAGGGGAGAAATAGATTACCTTGTGATGGATTATCTTGCCGAAGTAACAATGTCGATACTTCAAAAACAAAAAAACAAAAATCCTGAACTTGGATATGCAAGAGATATTCCTGAATTGATGAAACGAATTCTTCCGATATGTGTTTCTAAAAAAATAAAAGTGATTACAAATGGCGGCGGCGTAAATCCAAGAGCTTGTGCTGATGCAATACTTTCAGTTGCTAAAGAACTTCAGATAAAAAATCTGAAAGTTGGAATTGTGCTCGGTGATAACATTAAAGATGATCTTGATAAAATAATTTCAACCGGTGCTGAACTAAATAATATGGAAAACGGTGAGTCAATAAAGACGATCAAAGATAAAATACTAAGCGCTAATGTTTACTTTGGCGCATTGCCAATTGTTGAAGCACTGAAACAAGGCGCTGATATTGTTATTACGGGAAGAACAACAGACACAGGTTTAACATTAGCACCAATGATTTATGAATTCGGCTGGGATGAAAATAATTTCAATCTGATGTCTGCCGGAACAGTAGCCGGACATATACTAGAATGTGGTGCTCAATCATCCGGCGGCAATTTTTTAGGTGATTGGGAATCAATTGACAATTTGTGGGATGTCGGATTTCCTATCGCAGAAGCATTTGCAAATGGTGATGTTATAATTACAAAACACGAAGGTACCGGCGGACTTGTTTCCTTTGAAACGGTTGCTGAACAATTATTATATGAAATAGGTGACCCGACAAAATATATTACTCCCGATTGCGTTGCTGATTTTACATCTATTAAACTTGAAGACCTCGGGAAAAACAGGGTTCGTGTTTATGATGTAAGTGGTTTTCCTGCAACTGAGTTTTATAAAGTATCGTGTTCTTATTCAAGTGGGTACTCGGCAACAGGATCGTTAACATATTCCTGGCCTAAAGCGATTACAAAAGCAAAAGCCGCGGATAAAATTTTACGTGAAAGACTTGAACATCTTAAAATAAAATTTGAAGAAGTAAGAACTGAATTCATTGGTTATGATGCTTGTCACGGACCTTTATCCGAAAAGATTGATGAAGATAAACTGAATGAAGTGATGATGAGAATAGCAGTTCGCTCAGATGATTATTATTCAGTGGAAAGATTCGGGAAAGAGATTGCTCCATTAATTCTTACCGGTCCACCGAGTGTAACTGGATTTGCAGGGGGAAGACCAAAACCAAGTGAAGTAGTTGCGTACTGGCCAGCTTTGATTCCCAAAAAACTTGTCAAACCTGAAGTAAAAATTGTGGAGTTATAATTATGAAAATTAAATTATCTCAAATATCTCACGGAAGAAGCGGTGACAAAGGCGATGCAGCAAATGTTGGAATAATCGCTTACGATGATAAAGGATATGAAATCATTAAAAAACATCTAACAGAAGAAAAAGTTAAAAAACATTTTGAAGGAATATGCCTCGGTAAAGTTGAGCGATTTGAACTTCCAAATCTCAGAGCATTAAATTTTCTTCTTCATAATACTCTGGGTGGAGGTGGAACAGTCTCACTAAAATTTGACGCACAGGGAAAAACACTTGCTGCGGCTTTGTTGAGAATGGAGATAGAGGTTGAATGACTGAATGAATTTATAATAACAATATTTTGACATAAATCTACAGGATATAAATGTACACAGATGAAATAAAACTACTAAACACATATAAACAACGCATCGAGAATCTACGAGGTTATCTTTGACGTCGTTAATAAAGACTTAAAGATAAAAGACCTTCACAACCAGACCGAAAGCCCGAACTTCTGGAATGACCAGATGGCGGCTCAAAAAGTTTTGCAGGAAATAAAAAACCTTCAGCAGTGGGTAACTCTTTGGGAAGATTTAAACAAAAAGGCACGTGATGTTGAAGACCTTATTCAACTTGCTGAATCAGAAGAAGACGGATCATTCTCTGCCGACATTGCAGTGGAATTAGAATCACTTAAGAATGACATTGAACGCGCAGAGCTAAAAAATATGCTCAGCGGCAAGGATGATGATAAGAATTGTATACTTACAATTCATTCCGGTGCCGGCGGAACTGAAGCACAGGATTGGGCAGAAATGCTGATGCGCATGTATCTCCGTTATGGTGAACAAAACGGATTCAATATGAAGTTAGTTGATGTGCTTGATGGTGATGGTGCAGGAATTAAAAGCGCCACAATAGAAGTTGAAGGTGAATTCGCTTACGGGTATTTGAAAGCTGAAAACGGGGTTCATCGTTTAGTCCGCATCTCACCGTTCGATTCAAATAAAAGAAGACATACATCTTTCGCTTCGGTGTTTGTAATCCCTGAAATTGATGACACAATTGAGATCGATATAAATCCCGCTGATCTAAGAGTTGATACTTACCGTTCCGGTGGTAAAGGTGGACAGAATGTTAACAAAGTTGAAACGGCAGTTAGAATAACTCACATTCCATCAGGAGTTGTTGCTGCGTGTCAAAGTGAAAGATCACAAGGACAGAACAGGGTTAATGCAATGAAGATGCTTCGATCAAAACTTTACCAGATTGAACTTGAAAAGCAGGAAGCCGAACTTGATGAAGTTGAAAAAAGCAAAATGAAAATCGAGTGGGGAAGCCAGATTCGTTCGTATGTTTTTCATCCTTACAATATGGTTAAAGATCACAGAACTGATGAAGAGACATCTGATGTTCAAAGAGTTATGGATGGCGACATTGACAGATTTATCAAAGCATTTCTTTTAAAGTTCAGCAAAAATTAATGATCGCGAAGAAAAAGAACTATTCAAAAAAGAAAAAAGATTTTTTTGATAAAGTGTATGATGTGGTTGCAAAAATCCCTTTCGGAAAAGTAACTACATACGGAGCCATCGCAGAAGCCTGCGGCATAAGGTCATCAGCAAGAACTGTCGGCTGGGCTTTGAATGGGGCTAAGGAATCAGGATTGCCCTGTCACCGCGTAGTAAACAGGGTAGGAGCATTAACAGGTAAGTTTCATTTTGGTGACATACACATTATGGAAGACTTACTAAAATCCGAAGGTGTTGAGTTTGATGAGAACGATCGTGTTGTTCTGACTAAACACCTTTGGATTCCAAAATCAATCAAGTCAAAATCAAAAAACAAAAAGTGAACTTATATTTTCTGTGCCGGGGCTTCTATTCTTCTTACTTTAATTGATGAAACACCTGCTTCAAGATCTATATAAATTTTATTCTTTGCTTCTTCAAATCCGTTTGTTCTGTAGATATCAGAATTTGTTTTATAGAAACCCTCAAAATTCTTTGAGGATAAAACAGCGTCAGATGTAATTTCACAACCCGAACTATCAGGAATTTCAATTTCAATACTTGAAGCACCTGCATCAATCCTTAGTCTCGTTTCCTCCGTTTTGTCACCAAGTCTTACAAGCAAAGAAGCCGCACCCATATCAATAGTTATGTTTTCTGTTTTGTATGGGGTCAGATCAAGATCCATTTTTGCAGCGCCAATGTCGAAATGAACATCCCAGACAGGATTTGTATTTAAGGATATGTCAACCTTGTTTTTATGTTTTCCTTTACCAAGCGAAAACTTTGTGAATTTCATATCAAGGTCAAGTACAGCATTGTGTGCATCAACACTGTTGGAGAAAGAATAGTTGTTCTTTATTCCTTCAGTAACAACTGCGATAAGGCTGTCGGTAGTATTCTTCATTATGAAACTTCCGGCACCTGCGTCAAAGTTCAACGTAGAATATTGAATGGTTGAATCAAAAGGCTGGTAATACGTTGTTACATCATACTCAATGTCATCACCGTCAATTACAAATTCAATGTCATCGTTTACAAGATTAGTGGCAGCCCGGACTGAAGTAAATAAAACAACAGCTAAAAAAATTGCTGAGCAGCCTACAATAATATTTTTTACAAATTGGTGTTTGGTCATAAATGAAATTCCCCAAAGAACTATTACCAGCGGCCAGAATTTCCATACATTTGACCAGTACAAGTTCATCACACCAAAATTATTTAACAGGACAAGGACGCCTATCGAGATGAAAAGCAGTCCCCAAAAAATGTGTTTTGTTTTCATTTTACACCTGTACGTTTAATTCTTTTTTGAGTTTAACAACAAAGCCGTTCCTATACCTATTAGCAGGATGGGCCAAAAATCACCGAAACTTATTCTTGGTAAAAAATTATCTGCAAGAAATATTACGCCGAATACAATTAGAATAATGCCAAGCGTCATTGATCGTTTATTCTTTTTTTCTTCCTGCTCAGCAAAGTAATTATCTATTAAATTACTTTTAGGAATATTGCTGTTCTGTGAATTTGAATCCGCACTAACCATATTAGGTATAAAAATCTGTTGAGGCACAAGTACCCACAAAATCAGGTAAGCAATAATTCCTGTTCCGCCCATAAAGAGTGTAACAAGAAAAATTATCCTGATGATTGTCGAATCAATCTCGAAGTATTCACCAATACCACCGGCAACACCTCCAAGCATTTTATCTTTGTACGATCTATATAATTTTTTTTCCATATCAGACTCCCGCTTTAAACTTTTTAGAATCCGTGCGAATTATAGTTAAAAAGAAAACCAATGTTCATTTAATTTTACTAATGGTAATTTTTTGCGAAATACGGATGAATGCTATTTTCGACGGTTGCGGAAAAATGCCTCTTTCGGCAATATTATTTAGTTTTATCGTATGTGGTTTTGTTTTTATTTTAGTGTGTGAAAAAAAATGTGACTAATTCTTTCGATCATATTTAAATGAAAATAGCTGTCTGCCAGATAAATACTGTTATTGGTGATATTGAGCTTAACAAAAAGAAGATTCTGAATTATTATAAAAAAGCACAATCGGACGGCGCCGATCTAGCAATCTTTCCTGAACTATCACTCATTGGTTATCCACCATTAGATCTTGTTGAAAAAAAAGAATTCCGTTATGCGGCAAATGAAGCTGCAGAAGAAATTGCATCAGTAACTGATTCAGTAGGGCTTCTGTTCGGATCAATAACTGAGGATGATGATATGATAGGAACGGATATTCACAACTCAGCAATACTTTGTTATGATGGAAAGATCCGGTTTGTTCAGCATAAAACCTTAATACCTAATTATGATGTATTTGATGAAATGAGATATTTCGATCCGGCTAAAGAAGTTTTTGTCCATGAATTTAAAGGAGAGAGGTTAGGGATTTCTATCTGCGAAGATATCTGGAACGATGCTGACTACTGGCACAAACGAAGATACAACACAGATCCTGTTAAAAAGCTTATTCAAAGTGGCGCAACAATTTTGATAAATATTTCTGCAAGCCCTTATGCATATGGAAAACGGGAAAGCCGTAAAAAGATGCTATCAACCCTAACCGGCAATGACAAACTTCCATTGGTATATACTTGTTGTGTGGGCGCTCAGACTGATTTAGTTTTTGACGGCGCGAGTATGTGCTTTAATGATAAAGGTGAACTTACTTCATTAGGCAATAGTTATGATGAGGATTATTTCATATTCGATACAAAGAATAAATATGAAGTTATCGGCAAATCAGAAAAAAGTTTTGAAGAAGAAACATTGTCTGCACTCATTTATGGATTGAAAGATTACTGCTCAAAATTAAATTTTAAGAAAGTCCTTGTTGGAATAAGCGGCGGAATTGACTCAGCACTTGTTACATACATTGCTGTTGAAGCATTAGGACCGGAAAATGTTTTTGTGATGATGATGCCTTCAAAATATTCAAGTGAAGGAAGTGTGAAAGATTCAGAGAAACTTATTGCCAATCTTGGAATCTCATCATCCAATGTTTCTATTCAACCAGTTGTTGACAGAGTGTTTGAATCAATAAAAGAAGTAACAGGTGAAATTGATAATACAGTTGCAGGTGAAAATGTTCAGGCAAGAGTCCGCGGTCTTTACCTTATGACTGTTTCAAACAAAATGAACTCGTTGTTACTCACTACAGGAAATAAATCTGAAATGGCGGTAGGTTATTGTACTTTGTATGGTGATATGTGCGGTGGGCTCGCCGTTATTGCTGACGTTTACAAAACCGATGTTTACAGGATAAGTGAATACATAAATCGTGACAAAGAAATTATCCCAAAAGAAATATTAATTAAAGCTCCGTCTGCTGAATTGAAGTTTAATCAAACAGACCAGGATACTTTGCCGCCTTATCCCTTGCTTGATAAAATTTTAAAAATGTATCTTGAAGAGAACAAAGAGCAGGCAGAGATAATCGGAATTATTAAGGATGAAGCATTAGTTAAGAAAGTTTTGAGAATGGTAGATATAAACGAGTTCAAAAGAAAGCAGGCAGCTCCTGCATTAAGAGTTTCAACCAAAGCTTTCGGGTATGGAAGACGCTACCCGATTGTCCAGGGATGGAGAAAATAACTTTAAACACTTAGTGTCTCTAAGGAACACTTAGAAAAAATTCATTTAATAAATAGAAAAGTACTATGAAAAGATTTCTCATTACATCGATTGTATTTTTATTAACAATCACTTCTTATGCACAATTCGGCAGTAACCAGGAATTGGTTACGATAAAAACTTTTTCATCATTCGATAAAGTTTATGCCGGTAGCGAATTTAAGATCGCAGTTAGAGTACATGTCGATTCAACATGGCATATCAACTCAAACAAACCTTATGAAGAATATCTTATCCCAACCGAATTGATTATTGATTCCACAATAAACTCTTTTACAGTGAGTAAGATAGTTTATCCAAAAGCACATGATTTCAAACTTAGTTTTTCTGAAACTCCGCTCTCTGTCTGGGAAGGCGAAGTTTACATTGGAGCATTGCTTCAGACACCAAAAGATATTCAACCAGGTAAATACAATTTAATTGTGTCGCTTGATTACCAGGCTTGTAATGATATAACCTGTCTTGCGCCGACATCTGTTTTAGATACTTTAGAAATAGAAGTTGCGGATAAACAGGCAGTAGTTAATGAAATCCATCAGGATGTATTTAAAAATGTTGATCTTAGCTATAGCGGCTCAGGTACCTCTGAAATTAAGAAAGATGATCCGATAACTAAGGCGCTAGAAGAGAGCGGATTGATCATTGGGCTGCTGTTAGTATTTATAGGCGGACTTGCACTTAATCTCACACCTTGTGTATATCCGCTTATACCAATTACAATAGGTTACTTTGGCGGACAAAGTGAAGGAAGCACCGGTCGTTTAGCAATGATGGGTGTTTTATTTGTACTCGGAATGGCGGTGACTTATTCTGTTATTGGTGTTGTTACATCACTAACTGGTGCGGTGTTCGGTGCGCTGCTGCAAAATACATTTGTAATTCTTTTTATCGTCGCAATATTTCTCGTGTTATCACTAAGCATGTTCGGAGTATATGAATTTAAATTACCAAACTCTTTAGTCGCAAAAGCAGGCGGTGCAAAGGGTGGAATGTACGGCGCTTTCTTTATGGGATTAACAATGGGTATTGTTGCCGCACCTTGTATTGGTCCTTTTGTACTTGGACTCGTCACTTATGTTGCCGCAAAAGCAGATCCATACTTTGGATTTTTAATGTTCTTCGTTCTCGCACTTGGATTAGGTTTTCCGTATCTCATACTTGCAATCTTTTCAGGAAAGATTAAAAAACTTCCTCGCGCGGGTGAATGGATGGATGCAGTAAAACATGTGTTTGGTTTTATCCTGATCGGAATGGCGTTATACTTTTTACTTCCGCTGTTGCCAAAAAGTATTTCGGGTTATGTTCTGCCGGTATTTGGAATTATTACGGCGATATATCTTTTATTCTTTGACAAACTTGCAAACAGGGTTTTAGGATTCAGAATATTTAAGATCGTGTTTTCAATTATCATCATTGCACTTTCTGTCTATTCATTAATTCCTTCTGATACAAAATCCGTTGAATGGGTGCATTATACCGAAGGCGCTATACCTCAGAATATTGAAAACAGGGGAGTGATAATTGATTTTTATGCTGACTGGTGTATCCCCTGCAAAGAATTAGATGCCTTAACTTTTTCAGATCAAAGAGTTATTGATGAATCAAAAAACTTCCACACATTCAAGGCTGATATGACTAAATCACTTTCGCCGGAAGTGGAAGCATTAAGGGAGAAATATAAAATTCTTGGTGTGCCCACTGTTCTTATCATCGATTCAAAAGGAAATGAAATTCACAGGATAACAGGCTTCGTTAATGCTGATGAATTTTATAACATGATTTCAAAAGTGAATTGATACGGATTCACTGACCTCAGAAACATTTCATATTTTAATCAGGAATAGGATGAAAATCCTATTCTTGATTATAAAAATCATTTTTCACAATTGAGAATAAATAGCCACCTGTTTAAAAGTTGCTATTTATAAATGTCAAATTCTTACTAAAATCTTCGTTAATCACACACACATCTATTCAATAAAAGTATTCCTCGTGGCACGGTTTATGGAATTGCAGGCAAAACAATCATTTAAAGGTTTTTAAATTTAATTATGGTGAACGAAAAGAAAATCCAGATTAAACAGGTGACTGATGTTACCGTTAAGTTTGCCGGAGACTCCGGCGACGGAATGCAATTAACTGGTTCACAATTTACAGATACTACCGCATCATTAGGAAATGACCTTAGTACATTACCGGATTTCCCCGCAGAAATACGCGCGCCCGCCGGTTCATTAGCAGGTGTGAGCGGTTTTCAATTACACTTCAGCAGCAGTGATATTTCAACTCCCGGTGATTCACCGGATGTTCTTATTGCTATGAATCCCGCTGCGTTAAAAGTAAACATTAAAGAATTAAAACCGAACGCACTTATCATTGTTAATACAAGTGCATTCGACGCAAAAAATTTAAAGCTCGCTAAATACGATTCCAATCCATTAGAAGATGATTCACTACAGGGCTACAATGTAATACCTGTTGAGTTAACCAAGTTGACAATGGAAGCATTAAAGGGAACTGATCTTTCAATAAAAGAAAAAGAAAGATGTAAAAAC
It includes:
- a CDS encoding STAS domain-containing protein, which produces MYDDFSKEYRSDIIIEVVNLTRATIKEAKEFQNILEEDMIKKCRKMVVDLSQCEFIDSTFLGTLVVTGKKMISLGGKIKLVEPAGLALDLLTKTGTVKLMDMFKSKDEAVESFISSTL
- the miaA gene encoding tRNA (adenosine(37)-N6)-dimethylallyltransferase MiaA, with translation MGKFVLVIVGPTGSGKTSLSLTLSKKINSEIISADSRQFYKYLDIGTAKPSKAEMETVKHHLIDFLNPDEDYNVSKFENDANEIIQSIHQQNKVPVVVGGSGLYIKALVDGIFDTADRDDELRINLKRLKDENGNVFIYEMLKKKDPEAAATMLPQNWKRVIRALEVIELTGKSILHHHSEQSKKSELNFIQIGLNWERETLYKNIESRVDRMISSGLIKETENILSMGYSGNLNSLNTVGYKEIISFLKNEITLDKAIELIKRNTRRYAKRQMTWFKADKRINWYDITSVDEIYSLSEKILSLHRSELENIS
- a CDS encoding DUF2179 domain-containing protein; protein product: MLEIYLGALLIMAMRVCDVSIGTFRTILVVQGRKYYAGFAGFFEVLIWVFAIRFIMQHLDNVYNLFGYAAGFGLGNIIGISIEQKIGLGFIQMNVISRHATDLIADKLRQLKQGVTILPAEGGSGGVSIIMVIAARKYQKKLISEIEAVDKDAFITIQHSLPYRGFIHGARK
- a CDS encoding MGMT family protein, with translation MIAKKKNYSKKKKDFFDKVYDVVAKIPFGKVTTYGAIAEACGIRSSARTVGWALNGAKESGLPCHRVVNRVGALTGKFHFGDIHIMEDLLKSEGVEFDENDRVVLTKHLWIPKSIKSKSKNKK
- a CDS encoding NAD+ synthase; the protein is MKIAVCQINTVIGDIELNKKKILNYYKKAQSDGADLAIFPELSLIGYPPLDLVEKKEFRYAANEAAEEIASVTDSVGLLFGSITEDDDMIGTDIHNSAILCYDGKIRFVQHKTLIPNYDVFDEMRYFDPAKEVFVHEFKGERLGISICEDIWNDADYWHKRRYNTDPVKKLIQSGATILINISASPYAYGKRESRKKMLSTLTGNDKLPLVYTCCVGAQTDLVFDGASMCFNDKGELTSLGNSYDEDYFIFDTKNKYEVIGKSEKSFEEETLSALIYGLKDYCSKLNFKKVLVGISGGIDSALVTYIAVEALGPENVFVMMMPSKYSSEGSVKDSEKLIANLGISSSNVSIQPVVDRVFESIKEVTGEIDNTVAGENVQARVRGLYLMTVSNKMNSLLLTTGNKSEMAVGYCTLYGDMCGGLAVIADVYKTDVYRISEYINRDKEIIPKEILIKAPSAELKFNQTDQDTLPPYPLLDKILKMYLEENKEQAEIIGIIKDEALVKKVLRMVDINEFKRKQAAPALRVSTKAFGYGRRYPIVQGWRK
- a CDS encoding DUF1446 domain-containing protein is translated as MKEKIRIASGQGFWGDLIDAPYQQVTRGEIDYLVMDYLAEVTMSILQKQKNKNPELGYARDIPELMKRILPICVSKKIKVITNGGGVNPRACADAILSVAKELQIKNLKVGIVLGDNIKDDLDKIISTGAELNNMENGESIKTIKDKILSANVYFGALPIVEALKQGADIVITGRTTDTGLTLAPMIYEFGWDENNFNLMSAGTVAGHILECGAQSSGGNFLGDWESIDNLWDVGFPIAEAFANGDVIITKHEGTGGLVSFETVAEQLLYEIGDPTKYITPDCVADFTSIKLEDLGKNRVRVYDVSGFPATEFYKVSCSYSSGYSATGSLTYSWPKAITKAKAADKILRERLEHLKIKFEEVRTEFIGYDACHGPLSEKIDEDKLNEVMMRIAVRSDDYYSVERFGKEIAPLILTGPPSVTGFAGGRPKPSEVVAYWPALIPKKLVKPEVKIVEL
- a CDS encoding thioredoxin fold domain-containing protein: MKRFLITSIVFLLTITSYAQFGSNQELVTIKTFSSFDKVYAGSEFKIAVRVHVDSTWHINSNKPYEEYLIPTELIIDSTINSFTVSKIVYPKAHDFKLSFSETPLSVWEGEVYIGALLQTPKDIQPGKYNLIVSLDYQACNDITCLAPTSVLDTLEIEVADKQAVVNEIHQDVFKNVDLSYSGSGTSEIKKDDPITKALEESGLIIGLLLVFIGGLALNLTPCVYPLIPITIGYFGGQSEGSTGRLAMMGVLFVLGMAVTYSVIGVVTSLTGAVFGALLQNTFVILFIVAIFLVLSLSMFGVYEFKLPNSLVAKAGGAKGGMYGAFFMGLTMGIVAAPCIGPFVLGLVTYVAAKADPYFGFLMFFVLALGLGFPYLILAIFSGKIKKLPRAGEWMDAVKHVFGFILIGMALYFLLPLLPKSISGYVLPVFGIITAIYLLFFDKLANRVLGFRIFKIVFSIIIIALSVYSLIPSDTKSVEWVHYTEGAIPQNIENRGVIIDFYADWCIPCKELDALTFSDQRVIDESKNFHTFKADMTKSLSPEVEALREKYKILGVPTVLIIDSKGNEIHRITGFVNADEFYNMISKVN
- a CDS encoding protein-L-isoaspartate(D-aspartate) O-methyltransferase, which encodes MYEAERFELVNKLEQRGITDKLVLKAINQTERHKFVPAGIIYSSYKDVALPIGFGQTISQPYTVAYMTQALNLKSGSKVLEIGTGSGYQAAILENMGMQVFSIERNTDLYLRTRKFFDKMGIRVHTKLGDGTIGWDEFAPYEGIIVTAGSPSIPSSLKKQLAIGGRLVIPVGDKASQHLTIVTKLTDDEFDIDEIPEFKFVPLIGREGWANSY
- a CDS encoding PspC domain-containing protein, producing MEKKLYRSYKDKMLGGVAGGIGEYFEIDSTIIRIIFLVTLFMGGTGIIAYLILWVLVPQQIFIPNMVSADSNSQNSNIPKSNLIDNYFAEQEEKKNKRSMTLGIILIVFGVIFLADNFLPRISFGDFWPILLIGIGTALLLNSKKN
- the prfB gene encoding peptide chain release factor 2; this encodes MNNASRIYEVIFDVVNKDLKIKDLHNQTESPNFWNDQMAAQKVLQEIKNLQQWVTLWEDLNKKARDVEDLIQLAESEEDGSFSADIAVELESLKNDIERAELKNMLSGKDDDKNCILTIHSGAGGTEAQDWAEMLMRMYLRYGEQNGFNMKLVDVLDGDGAGIKSATIEVEGEFAYGYLKAENGVHRLVRISPFDSNKRRHTSFASVFVIPEIDDTIEIDINPADLRVDTYRSGGKGGQNVNKVETAVRITHIPSGVVAACQSERSQGQNRVNAMKMLRSKLYQIELEKQEAELDEVEKSKMKIEWGSQIRSYVFHPYNMVKDHRTDEETSDVQRVMDGDIDRFIKAFLLKFSKN